GCATCGAGGCGGAGTTCGGGATCGTGGCGGGGATGCTGCGCCCCGGACGGCCCGGGCGCGCGTGGCTGAGCCTCGCGGCGGCGAACCGCCGCGTGCTGGCCGATGCCGGCGTGCCGCCGGCACAGGTGGGGGAGAGCCCGGACTGCACCGGTTGCCGTCGCGACAGGTTCTTCTCGTACCGGAAGGAGGGGGGCCGCACCGGGCGCATGGCGGCGGCCCTGTGGCTCAAGTGACGCTGCACGCCCGGGCGGAGGCGATCGCAATCCGGTACGCGGCGATCCGGGAGCGGATCGCGAGGGCGGCGGAGCGCGCCCACCGGGATCCGGCCACCGTGCGCGTCGTGGCCGTGAGCAAGTACGTGGGGGTCGACGGGGTCGCCGCCGCCGTGGCGGCGGGGATCCGGGACTTCGGCGAGAACCGTGCGCAGGACGCGCGGGAGAAGGTCGACCGGTTCCGCGACGTCGCGCGCTGGCACTTTGTTGGACAAGTCCAGACCAACAAGGTAAGATACCTGAAAGACCTGTATTTTCTGGTACATTCTGTCGATCGGCCGAGATTGGCGGAGGCGCTCTCCCGCGCGGCCTCCCCTGGACGGCCGCAGGCGGTGCTCGTCCAGGTCAATGTGGGGCGGGAGCCGCAAAAGGGCGGGGTGGCGCCGGAAGGGCTCGTGGACCTGCTCAGGTACGCGGCCGGCTTGCCGGGCATCCGCGTCCAGGGGTTGATGGCGATTCCGCCGGCGGTCGAGGATCCTGAAGCGGCGCGCCCGTACTTTCGCGCCTTGAGGGAACTGGCCGAGCGTGCCCGGGACGCCACGGGGCTGGAGTTGCCGGAGCTGTCCATGGGCATGAGCGGGGATTTCGAGGTCGCTGTCGAAGAAGGGGCGACAATCGTCCGTATCGGCCGCGCGCTTTTCGTCGACGGGTGACGGATCGCGGCCGGTCACAACGGACTCATGTGCGAGAAGCTTGCGTGAGGGGGATCGGAATCATGTCAGGCGTTTGGGACCGCGTCCTCACCTTCCTCGGCTTCGAAGAGGTCGTCGAGGAGGAGTACGAGGAAGAGAGCGAGCGAGCCGCCGTCAATACCGGCCCGAGCCCGGTCAGCCGCGCGCGCCGTTCCCGGGAGGTCGCCGCGCCGGAGCCCGAGCGGCCCGCCCGCTACGGCGCTCTGGTGCCGATCGCCGGCGGGGCTCGGGGCCAGAATCACGCGCGCGTCACCGTGTGGCATCCCACGGCGTTTGATGAAGTCCAGACGCTCGTCGACCGGCTCCGCGAGGGACACCAGATCGTCGTCAACCTCGAAGGCGTCGACCGTCAACTGACGGGGCGCATCATCAATTTCCTCAGCGGCAGCGTCTACGCCTTGGGCGGGTCGATGTACCGCGTCTCATCGCATGTGGTCATGTTCCTGCCCGCGGGCGTGTCCGTGGACGCGGCCGGCGGCGACGAGGTCGATTGGTGGTCGGAAGGCGAGAACGAAGACTAAATGACGCTCGTCGTCATCAACACCGTCAACCTGTTCTTCTCCGTGCTCTACTTCGCGATCATCGTCCGCGCCCTGTTGTCGTGGTTCCCGTCTTCGGCGAGGTGGTACTGGGATCTCGTCCGCGTGCTCGATGCGATCACGGAGCCGTTGCTCGCCCCGATCCGCAGCCGCATGCCGGTGGCCGGCGGGATCGACATCTCTCCCATCATCGCCCTCTTTCTCCTGCGCGTGGTGCATGGCCTGGTGGTGGAACTCCTCTATCGAATCCTGTAAACCCGGCGAGGCGATCCGTCGTCGAAAGCGGGGGTGCGCTGAATGCTGACGCCGTTGGACATCCACAACAAGGATTTCAAACGGTCGTTGCGCGGCTATAACGAGGACGAGGTCGACGAGTTCCTCGACGAGGTCGTGCGCGACTTCGAAACGCTGATCAAGGAGAACAACGCCCTCAAGGCGCAGGTCGAGGAACTGCGGCAGAAGGTCGAACAGTACCGCC
The nucleotide sequence above comes from Clostridia bacterium. Encoded proteins:
- a CDS encoding YggT family protein — its product is MTLVVINTVNLFFSVLYFAIIVRALLSWFPSSARWYWDLVRVLDAITEPLLAPIRSRMPVAGGIDISPIIALFLLRVVHGLVVELLYRIL
- a CDS encoding cell division protein SepF; the protein is MSGVWDRVLTFLGFEEVVEEEYEEESERAAVNTGPSPVSRARRSREVAAPEPERPARYGALVPIAGGARGQNHARVTVWHPTAFDEVQTLVDRLREGHQIVVNLEGVDRQLTGRIINFLSGSVYALGGSMYRVSSHVVMFLPAGVSVDAAGGDEVDWWSEGENED
- a CDS encoding YggS family pyridoxal phosphate-dependent enzyme, with translation MAIRYAAIRERIARAAERAHRDPATVRVVAVSKYVGVDGVAAAVAAGIRDFGENRAQDAREKVDRFRDVARWHFVGQVQTNKVRYLKDLYFLVHSVDRPRLAEALSRAASPGRPQAVLVQVNVGREPQKGGVAPEGLVDLLRYAAGLPGIRVQGLMAIPPAVEDPEAARPYFRALRELAERARDATGLELPELSMGMSGDFEVAVEEGATIVRIGRALFVDG